A single genomic interval of uncultured Pseudodesulfovibrio sp. harbors:
- a CDS encoding MFS transporter → MTAVMASGFLVALGVGLFSFVLPLMSLDEKISGAWLGSGFAGYYFARIVIGPLAGKWTDHSGARIPLLFATGLGAVVPLVYFAVPSITILYAIQCVMGIVSGLVRPVGMAVIGGSSGNAKVRWFSAHTFLFHVAMFVGPLAGGWLYLGREVQPVLVGTACCMGLALLVVAVFFPKEAEVGPRTDDSEENWSGHDGDYSLFLLYTAIAGRTFGIGLVAAFYPILLSLTLGRSGLVVGMLFAIPGLAVCFGLPVAGRILDGRSESVLTFCGLMLSAVALYGVGASRELWQFALWGGVMGLGSSVSIPSSMTLASRLSPRQGRGFGMAHAVSGVGFMAGPLAGGLMVQYAHQLDVVFQLAAFWGLLCCLPFGSQVLGKKLYLGRKVTWAIGLFSALFLFVLGGLHVHAHRKNAADYESAYKYTDTAMGTIVSLTLVADSRRAADEASRKVMAFMRELQKDLDFRNPRGSVGRINHSAGRNWSTPSKRTYALIRRTIRFSDETGGVFDPTIGALTTSPLYYALDESVARSKKDLVDYHKVQFDEAQRRVRLEKTGMALDLGGVAKGTIIDASVKMLRGLGIAAGIVEAGGDFYCFGDRDWKVGIRHPRKDAVFATIAVREKGVCGSGDYQQFVLLEKDGETDLRHHIINPVDMEPADKVAGVTVVADSAESADSLATALFIMGGTEGMRFVREKYPDVAAMWFKSDMSVTVTENFPSKNP, encoded by the coding sequence ATGACTGCCGTGATGGCGAGCGGTTTTCTTGTGGCGCTCGGTGTCGGGCTGTTTTCATTTGTTCTGCCTCTCATGAGTCTGGATGAAAAGATCAGCGGCGCATGGCTTGGCAGTGGATTTGCCGGGTATTATTTTGCCCGGATAGTCATCGGGCCGTTGGCTGGGAAGTGGACAGACCATTCTGGTGCGCGCATCCCATTGCTGTTCGCAACAGGTCTCGGCGCTGTCGTTCCCTTGGTATATTTTGCGGTGCCTTCCATAACAATATTATATGCTATTCAGTGTGTTATGGGGATTGTCTCCGGGCTTGTCAGGCCTGTCGGCATGGCTGTCATAGGGGGGAGTTCAGGCAACGCCAAGGTCCGTTGGTTTTCTGCTCATACCTTTTTATTCCATGTTGCAATGTTTGTCGGACCTCTTGCGGGAGGCTGGCTGTATCTGGGGCGGGAAGTGCAACCTGTGCTTGTCGGTACTGCCTGCTGTATGGGGTTGGCATTGTTGGTTGTTGCTGTATTTTTTCCAAAAGAAGCAGAGGTTGGTCCTCGGACTGATGATTCTGAAGAGAATTGGTCCGGTCATGATGGAGATTATTCCCTGTTTCTTTTGTATACCGCCATTGCCGGACGAACCTTTGGCATAGGACTGGTTGCGGCTTTTTATCCCATTCTGCTTTCGTTGACCCTTGGAAGGAGCGGGCTTGTCGTCGGAATGCTGTTTGCCATTCCCGGACTGGCTGTTTGTTTCGGGCTTCCGGTTGCAGGGCGTATACTTGATGGGCGGTCGGAAAGCGTGCTGACTTTTTGCGGGTTGATGCTGAGCGCTGTCGCTCTTTATGGAGTCGGAGCGAGCAGAGAGCTTTGGCAGTTTGCTCTTTGGGGCGGTGTCATGGGGCTTGGCAGTTCTGTTTCGATACCGTCTTCCATGACTCTTGCCTCTCGTCTGTCTCCCCGGCAGGGGCGGGGGTTCGGGATGGCACATGCCGTATCCGGAGTTGGTTTCATGGCGGGACCGCTGGCTGGCGGTTTGATGGTTCAGTACGCACATCAACTGGATGTTGTTTTTCAGTTGGCTGCATTTTGGGGATTATTGTGCTGCCTTCCTTTTGGGAGTCAGGTGCTTGGGAAAAAGTTGTATCTGGGCAGAAAAGTGACATGGGCGATTGGTCTTTTCAGCGCGTTGTTTCTGTTCGTGCTCGGCGGTCTGCATGTGCATGCTCACCGGAAAAATGCTGCGGATTATGAAAGCGCGTACAAATATACTGACACTGCCATGGGAACCATCGTCAGCCTGACTCTTGTTGCCGACAGCCGCAGGGCCGCGGACGAAGCGTCGCGCAAGGTCATGGCTTTCATGCGTGAATTGCAGAAGGATCTGGATTTCAGGAATCCACGAGGATCAGTTGGGCGCATCAATCATTCTGCCGGAAGGAATTGGAGTACTCCGTCAAAAAGGACATATGCCCTGATTCGGCGGACGATTCGGTTCAGTGATGAGACTGGTGGTGTATTCGATCCGACCATCGGTGCCTTGACGACTTCTCCCTTGTATTATGCGCTTGATGAGAGTGTTGCCCGGTCAAAAAAGGATCTGGTTGATTACCACAAGGTTCAGTTTGACGAAGCGCAACGAAGAGTGCGGTTGGAGAAAACCGGCATGGCGCTTGATCTTGGCGGTGTAGCCAAGGGGACGATTATTGACGCTTCAGTCAAGATGTTGCGCGGACTAGGGATTGCGGCTGGCATTGTCGAGGCCGGGGGGGATTTTTACTGTTTTGGAGATCGTGATTGGAAGGTTGGTATCAGGCATCCCCGTAAGGATGCTGTTTTTGCGACCATTGCCGTTCGTGAAAAAGGCGTTTGCGGTTCAGGTGATTATCAGCAGTTCGTTCTTTTGGAAAAGGATGGAGAAACCGACCTGCGGCATCACATCATAAATCCCGTTGACATGGAGCCTGCTGACAAGGTCGCTGGGGTCACTGTTGTGGCTGACAGTGCTGAGTCCGCAGACAGCTTGGCAACAGCGTTGTTCATCATGGGCGGCACCGAGGGAATGCGGTTTGTTCGGGAGAAGTATCCTGACGTCGCAGCCATGTGGTTCAAATCTGATATGTCAGTTACGGTGACGGAAAATTTCCCATCAAAGAATCCCTGA
- a CDS encoding ABC transporter ATP-binding protein, giving the protein MSAETVIDVHGLTKSFGKKTVVNNLDMTIRKGEIYGFLGPNGSGKTTSIRMLCGLLKPNSGSGSCLGYDIRTESDLIRPHVGYMTQKFSLYEDLTVRENLEFTAKVFALETPAAMVNECIDRMELGQFENQLAGALSGGWKQRLALGACTLHSPKLLLLDEPTAGVDPGARRDFWDQVHTLASQGITALISTHYMDEAERCHRLAYIAYGNLLASGTSEEMIHDAQLTTWSVTSDQNETELHALSEQLRNLPGIDQVVAFGTTLHVSGRNPQRIKDSIKPFQTERFSWELIETSLEEVFIDLMQKSKAGLK; this is encoded by the coding sequence GTGTCTGCCGAAACTGTCATAGATGTGCACGGATTAACCAAGTCGTTTGGTAAAAAGACTGTGGTCAACAATCTGGACATGACCATTCGTAAAGGGGAAATTTACGGATTCCTCGGTCCGAACGGCTCCGGAAAGACCACCTCGATCCGCATGCTCTGCGGTCTTCTGAAACCCAACTCGGGTTCCGGCTCCTGTCTGGGATATGACATAAGAACGGAATCCGACCTCATTCGGCCTCATGTGGGCTACATGACACAGAAATTCAGTCTTTACGAAGACCTGACAGTCAGGGAGAATCTCGAATTCACAGCAAAAGTATTCGCCTTGGAAACCCCAGCAGCAATGGTAAATGAGTGTATCGACCGCATGGAACTCGGACAATTTGAAAACCAGCTTGCTGGCGCACTCTCAGGTGGGTGGAAACAACGCCTCGCCCTCGGGGCCTGCACACTGCATTCTCCGAAACTTCTGCTGCTCGATGAACCGACCGCAGGGGTCGATCCCGGCGCCCGACGCGATTTCTGGGATCAGGTGCACACCCTTGCGTCACAGGGAATAACAGCCCTCATCAGCACTCATTACATGGATGAAGCCGAACGCTGCCATCGTCTCGCGTACATCGCATATGGCAACCTCCTCGCCTCAGGTACTTCCGAAGAAATGATACATGATGCACAATTGACGACATGGAGCGTAACATCCGATCAAAATGAAACAGAACTGCACGCACTTTCCGAGCAACTCAGGAATCTGCCCGGTATCGATCAGGTTGTCGCATTCGGCACCACGCTCCACGTAAGCGGCCGCAATCCGCAACGCATCAAAGACAGTATCAAGCCTTTCCAGACAGAACGATTTTCATGGGAACTCATTGAAACAAGTCTGGAGGAAGTTTTCATCGACCTCATGCAAAAGAGCAAGGCAGGACTGAAATGA
- a CDS encoding ABC transporter permease gives MSSFSPKRFSAMVIKEFIQMRRDRLTFAMMIGIPLIQLVLFGYAINSDPRHLPTAVLSADNTPYSRTIVAGMQTSTFFDITHHPKTRTEAIRLVREGTVQFALTIPENFGRSLLRGDRPVLLLEADATDPTATAKAASSFPEIVRQALSHELNGPNAVLNQKQAPVDIRIHNDYNPEAQTQYNIVPGLMGVILTLTLVMITSLAITRESERGTMEHLLSTPIQPLEVMLGKIIPYILVGYIQILLIITASRFLFDVPMHGSILLVFASSIVFIGANLSVGVTISTMARNQLQAVQMSIFFFLPSLLLSGFMFPFRGMPQWAQAIGSILPLTHYLRLIRGILLKGNDLGNSVQHGWPILVFWLAIIAIGLKRYRRTLD, from the coding sequence ATGAGCAGTTTCTCGCCCAAACGGTTTTCTGCGATGGTAATCAAGGAATTCATCCAGATGCGCCGGGACAGACTCACTTTTGCCATGATGATCGGCATCCCCCTCATCCAGCTCGTACTGTTCGGCTATGCGATTAACTCGGACCCACGCCATCTGCCGACAGCCGTTCTGTCCGCCGACAACACTCCCTATTCGCGCACCATTGTGGCGGGAATGCAGACAAGTACCTTCTTCGATATTACACATCACCCGAAAACCCGCACTGAAGCCATTCGTCTTGTCCGCGAAGGCACGGTCCAATTCGCGCTCACCATACCGGAAAACTTCGGCCGCTCACTATTGCGCGGCGACAGACCTGTGCTTCTGCTTGAAGCTGACGCCACGGACCCGACGGCAACCGCCAAAGCCGCCTCGTCATTCCCGGAAATAGTTCGGCAGGCACTCAGCCATGAACTGAATGGTCCCAACGCCGTCCTGAACCAGAAGCAGGCTCCCGTGGATATTCGAATCCATAATGATTACAACCCGGAAGCCCAGACCCAATACAACATTGTCCCGGGCCTGATGGGAGTCATCCTGACACTGACGCTGGTCATGATAACCTCGCTCGCCATCACGCGAGAGTCAGAACGCGGTACCATGGAACACCTGCTTTCCACCCCCATTCAGCCTCTGGAAGTCATGCTCGGCAAAATCATCCCCTATATTCTTGTGGGATATATTCAAATATTACTAATTATTACAGCATCCCGCTTCCTTTTCGACGTCCCCATGCACGGTAGCATTCTACTGGTTTTCGCCTCATCAATCGTCTTCATCGGTGCCAACCTTTCCGTAGGCGTCACCATATCGACCATGGCCCGCAACCAGTTGCAGGCGGTTCAAATGTCCATATTTTTTTTCCTGCCGTCGCTGTTGCTGTCCGGATTCATGTTCCCATTCAGGGGAATGCCCCAATGGGCGCAGGCAATCGGATCAATTCTTCCGTTGACGCATTACCTCCGTCTGATCCGCGGCATACTTCTTAAAGGTAATGATTTAGGAAATTCCGTACAGCACGGCTGGCCCATTCTTGTTTTCTGGCTTGCCATCATCGCCATCGGCCTCAAGCGATACCGGCGCACACTCGACTGA
- a CDS encoding rhodanese-like domain-containing protein has protein sequence MYFKQITTPGLGCFSYVIGCPAAREMIVVDPKRDVQDYLDISRQEGMKITHVIDTHVHADHVTGAHELKSHTGCDIMMYETSPVTFNFTPLKEGQKLTAGNAGLEVLHTPGHTPDSLSLLVTDFSRGQEPWMVLTGDVLFVGDIGRPDLVGNAKLDEQITNLYNSLYVKLASYPDHLEVFPAHGAGSLCGRGMSSKPNSTLGFERRHNPMLGFDSFEAFHLAMSQQFPTRPKSFTHIISTNASGARLLERCPMDLAMEPDRFEERMLDSAVVIDVRNAAAYAGFHIPGSINIGFEPSLANWVGMVVDPKSDLLLVVDSQADYERMRTELHRIGYDNIHGYLMGGIESWVYSGRPVDKLSIDSAQEVEQCLEDGKKLSIVDIRTPAEIAQGKIPGAATVSLIDILDGKFDLPEEDHHIIYCASGYRSNIAASYLQRHGYWNVRALAGGAIAWTRAGYPLEK, from the coding sequence ATGTATTTCAAGCAGATAACCACTCCCGGACTCGGCTGTTTTTCCTATGTGATCGGATGCCCCGCAGCGCGTGAAATGATCGTTGTCGATCCCAAACGCGACGTGCAGGATTATCTGGATATCTCACGGCAGGAAGGCATGAAAATCACTCATGTCATTGATACGCATGTTCACGCCGATCATGTTACCGGAGCTCATGAACTCAAGTCGCATACCGGCTGTGACATAATGATGTATGAGACATCCCCGGTCACATTCAATTTCACTCCGCTGAAAGAAGGCCAGAAATTGACTGCCGGAAACGCGGGGCTTGAAGTGCTGCACACTCCCGGCCATACGCCGGATTCACTGTCACTGCTTGTTACGGATTTCAGCCGGGGGCAGGAACCATGGATGGTTCTGACGGGTGATGTCCTCTTCGTCGGGGACATCGGCAGACCCGATCTCGTGGGCAATGCGAAACTCGATGAACAAATCACTAACCTCTACAACTCCCTTTACGTCAAGCTTGCCAGCTACCCGGATCATCTGGAAGTCTTTCCAGCCCACGGCGCAGGGTCCCTTTGTGGCCGCGGCATGAGTTCAAAACCCAACTCCACCCTCGGTTTCGAACGACGCCACAACCCCATGCTCGGTTTTGACAGCTTTGAAGCCTTTCACCTCGCCATGAGTCAGCAATTCCCGACACGGCCCAAGAGCTTCACTCATATCATTTCCACCAATGCCTCGGGCGCACGACTTCTGGAACGGTGCCCCATGGATCTCGCCATGGAGCCGGACCGTTTTGAGGAACGAATGCTGGACTCGGCTGTCGTCATCGATGTTCGCAACGCTGCGGCCTACGCAGGTTTTCACATTCCCGGCTCCATCAATATCGGCTTCGAACCGAGCCTCGCCAACTGGGTCGGGATGGTTGTCGATCCGAAGTCGGACCTGCTTCTGGTCGTTGATTCCCAAGCGGATTATGAACGGATGCGGACAGAACTGCACCGGATCGGTTACGACAATATCCACGGCTATCTCATGGGTGGCATCGAGTCATGGGTTTACAGCGGACGCCCGGTAGACAAGCTTTCCATCGATTCTGCTCAGGAAGTTGAACAGTGCCTTGAAGACGGCAAGAAACTGAGCATTGTGGACATACGGACACCTGCGGAAATAGCGCAAGGGAAAATCCCCGGAGCGGCCACGGTTTCTCTGATCGACATTCTGGACGGGAAATTCGATCTCCCGGAGGAGGATCACCATATCATTTATTGCGCTTCAGGCTACCGCTCAAACATTGCGGCATCTTATCTGCAACGCCACGGCTACTGGAATGTGCGAGCCCTCGCAGGCGGAGCCATCGCCTGGACACGTGCCGGATATCCGCTGGAGAAATAG
- a CDS encoding HlyD family efflux transporter periplasmic adaptor subunit, translated as MRGFFLDFYPLPLPRYTWLHLQQKGKTMKHLATVLTLLITTALLSACSDTPANTFQGYGEGEYVYISSPIGGALKELHVTRGQNVQQDAPLFTLDQDFEKAAVKKARHELQAAQNNLANLEKGKRPSEIATILARLKQAKASSALAQIEYTRRVKLISEHTISQEELDRAKSDYDQKSQQVHEIASELATARLGARSDEIRAAAAQALQAEAALEQALWNLNQKKQSAPQDGLVFDTLYRAGEWVPAGKPIVSLLPPSNMEVIFFVPEPLVGSLSIGQKTVVTFDGASSPIPAEIYYISPSAEYTPPVIFSSESRAKLVFRIKAKPKIKDAHLLHPGQPVDVTIPALSP; from the coding sequence TTGCGCGGCTTTTTTCTTGACTTTTATCCACTGCCACTGCCACGTTATACATGGTTGCATCTTCAACAAAAAGGCAAAACCATGAAGCACCTCGCAACTGTATTGACGTTGCTGATTACTACAGCCCTGCTTTCCGCATGTTCAGACACACCTGCCAACACATTTCAAGGCTATGGGGAAGGCGAATACGTATACATATCATCCCCTATCGGCGGTGCCCTCAAAGAACTACACGTCACCCGTGGACAAAACGTTCAACAAGACGCGCCACTGTTTACACTGGATCAGGACTTTGAAAAGGCTGCTGTCAAAAAAGCCCGCCATGAATTGCAAGCTGCTCAAAATAATCTCGCCAATCTTGAAAAAGGAAAACGCCCTTCCGAAATAGCAACAATCCTTGCCCGTCTCAAACAGGCCAAGGCATCTTCGGCTCTTGCTCAAATAGAATACACCCGCCGCGTGAAGCTTATCAGCGAACACACCATTTCGCAGGAAGAGCTTGACCGGGCAAAAAGTGATTATGATCAGAAATCACAGCAGGTTCATGAAATAGCATCCGAGCTGGCGACTGCCCGCCTCGGTGCCCGGAGTGACGAAATCAGAGCGGCAGCCGCTCAAGCACTTCAGGCAGAAGCGGCTCTGGAACAGGCTCTCTGGAACCTCAACCAGAAAAAGCAAAGTGCTCCACAGGACGGACTTGTTTTCGATACGCTCTACCGCGCCGGAGAATGGGTCCCTGCCGGCAAACCCATTGTCAGCCTTCTTCCCCCATCCAACATGGAAGTCATTTTTTTCGTACCGGAACCCCTCGTGGGGTCCCTTTCGATCGGTCAAAAGACCGTAGTAACATTCGATGGGGCGTCATCTCCCATACCGGCTGAAATCTATTATATATCACCATCAGCTGAATATACTCCCCCGGTTATCTTTTCGAGCGAAAGCCGAGCCAAACTTGTTTTCAGAATCAAAGCCAAACCGAAAATCAAGGACGCTCACCTACTGCATCCCGGACAGCCGGTAGATGTCACTATCCCTGCCCTTTCCCCTTAA
- a CDS encoding Na/Pi symporter, which yields MTFSILAGLFGGLGLFLLGMRLMTKGLRNAAGPALRKILSNWTKTPFRGLFSGFMITALVQSSSAITVAVIGFVNAGLMSMAQSVGVIFGSNIGTTVTGWIVAAVGVSVKVKALALPLIGIGALLRLTGANTRRKYIGDALTGFGIFFLGIEILQSSFHSVESSINLAAFTFGNVFDIVIFVFIGFLLTLLMQSSSAAMALVLTAAMSGIVTMESAAAAVIGTNIGTTTTALFSVIGATFNAKKVAAAHIIFNLGTGIIALFLIPVFLLVSQSFDFNMAASLAIFHTSFNLLGVCVFLPFTGQLVSFLDRHIGREMAELGKPRYLDSNTLKTPTFAMDALFMELGSLGEAARLVGQKAITSKFRHKDFIKDKAALDNLILAIKKYCVKMQHLDLPESVADKLPKALRVVQYFQKLITIVDDVSKDHALLNHQIPGTAAATARNFRREIRDILNVAHTPCAPEFAELEKLLKDLHVHYNELKEALLRLGAQGRIDLNQMVALLDYYSRMRVMCEQAAKGTTHWAMIRDIDITCSTATENNDYAWKPKE from the coding sequence ATGACATTTTCTATTCTCGCCGGACTTTTCGGCGGCTTGGGCCTCTTTCTGCTCGGCATGCGCCTGATGACAAAAGGCCTACGAAATGCCGCGGGACCGGCTTTGCGAAAAATCCTCAGTAATTGGACCAAAACACCATTCAGAGGACTCTTCTCCGGATTCATGATTACGGCATTGGTGCAGTCTTCCAGCGCCATAACCGTCGCGGTCATCGGTTTCGTTAATGCCGGTCTCATGTCCATGGCCCAATCCGTCGGAGTCATATTCGGCAGCAACATCGGCACGACTGTAACAGGCTGGATCGTTGCCGCCGTAGGAGTAAGCGTCAAAGTCAAGGCCCTCGCTCTCCCGCTCATCGGCATCGGAGCGTTGTTACGCCTGACCGGTGCCAATACTCGCCGAAAGTATATTGGCGATGCCCTGACCGGCTTCGGCATCTTCTTTTTGGGAATCGAGATACTTCAAAGCTCGTTTCACTCAGTTGAAAGCAGCATCAACCTTGCGGCCTTCACCTTCGGCAACGTGTTTGACATCGTCATTTTCGTTTTCATAGGCTTCCTGCTGACACTGCTCATGCAAAGTTCCAGCGCAGCCATGGCTCTGGTTCTCACAGCCGCCATGTCTGGCATAGTAACCATGGAAAGTGCGGCAGCCGCTGTCATCGGCACCAATATCGGCACCACGACCACAGCCCTGTTTTCCGTTATCGGCGCGACATTCAACGCAAAAAAAGTCGCCGCGGCGCATATCATTTTCAATCTGGGCACAGGGATCATCGCCCTCTTTCTCATCCCTGTCTTTCTTCTGGTTTCCCAATCATTCGATTTTAACATGGCGGCCAGCCTCGCAATATTCCATACGTCTTTCAATCTGTTGGGCGTCTGCGTATTCCTCCCCTTCACTGGCCAACTTGTATCATTCCTTGATCGACATATCGGCCGTGAAATGGCCGAACTCGGCAAGCCCAGATACCTTGACAGCAACACACTCAAAACACCGACCTTCGCCATGGACGCACTGTTCATGGAACTGGGCAGCCTCGGTGAAGCCGCACGCCTTGTCGGACAAAAAGCCATTACCTCGAAATTCCGCCACAAGGATTTCATCAAGGACAAGGCCGCACTGGACAACCTGATTCTCGCAATCAAGAAATACTGCGTGAAGATGCAGCATCTGGACCTGCCCGAGTCCGTGGCAGACAAGCTCCCCAAAGCGCTTCGCGTTGTGCAGTATTTTCAAAAACTCATTACCATTGTTGACGATGTATCCAAAGACCACGCATTATTGAATCATCAAATCCCCGGTACCGCAGCAGCCACGGCCCGCAATTTTCGCAGGGAAATACGTGATATTTTGAATGTGGCACACACGCCCTGTGCGCCCGAATTCGCAGAACTGGAAAAACTCCTGAAAGATCTGCACGTCCATTACAATGAATTGAAAGAAGCCCTGCTCCGCCTTGGTGCTCAAGGCCGAATAGATCTTAACCAGATGGTCGCTTTGCTTGACTATTACTCACGCATGCGCGTCATGTGCGAACAGGCCGCCAAGGGAACGACCCACTGGGCCATGATTCGAGACATTGACATCACCTGCTCGACCGCGACCGAAAACAATGATTACGCCTGGAAACCGAAAGAATAA